One Prunus dulcis chromosome 8, ALMONDv2, whole genome shotgun sequence DNA window includes the following coding sequences:
- the LOC117637692 gene encoding uncharacterized protein LOC117637692: MAASVDTPSPTHLNHKATSLFMASSSSSPLFSPSSDKRFWSSLRSRIDTLLDDPSSKIPPAQAQNPPNADPSLPVQMNVGGLKRAIATKEDSLLLMRGFDSIAHTLSQLSNTLETALQGANDLAKPPTLTEIFHGHLNKSESKEKDSEDQKNAEDPHVGLKRKFDNSHCSEDQGDDSKKENEQDPKDGKLKKAKNLAISMATKATSFARELKSIRSDLCFMQERCALLEEENRRLRDGLDKGLRPEEDDLVRLQLEALLAEKSRLANENANLVRENQCLNQLVEYHQLTSHDLSASYEQVIQGLCLDFSSPPRPIAEEANEEDGEDDGDNEVSQTPQTNLFGFSAPLDDDVCSRKDQ; this comes from the exons ATGGCAGCTTCAGTGGATACACCATCACCTACCCACCTGAACCACAAGGCTACAAGCTTattcatggcttcttcttcttcttctcctctgtTCAGTCCCTCCTCAGATAAGCGCTTTTGGAGCTCTCTCCGCAGCCGGATCGACACTCTTCTCGACGATCCCAGCTCCAAAATCCCACCTGCCCAAGcccaaaacccaccaaatgctGATCCCTCTCTACCAGTTCAAATG AATGTTGGAGGATTGAAGCGTGCAATAGCAACGAAAGAAGACTCGTTGCTTTTGATGAGAGGCTTTGACTCCATAGCTCACACTTTGTCGCAGCTGTCCAACACTTTAGAGACTGCTCTTCAG GGAGCCAACGATCTAGCTAAGCCACCCACATTAACTGAGATATTCCATGGCCACCTCAACAAATCTGAGAGTAAAGAGAAGGACTCAGAAGACCAGAAGAATGCAGAAGATCCCCATGTAGGACTGAAAAGGAAGTTTGACAACAGCCATTGCTCAGAGGATCAAGGAGACGactcaaaaaaggaaaatgagcAAGACCCCAAAGATGGGAAGCTGAAGAAAGCTAAAAAT CTTGCAATTTCTATGGCAACCAAAGCAACTTCGTTTGCCAGAGAACTGAAGTCGATAAGGTCGGATTTATGCTTTATGCAAGAGCGCTGTGCTCTGTTGGAGGAGGAGAACAGGAGGCTCCGAGATGGATTGGATAAAGGGTTGAGGCCTGAGGAAGATGATCTG GTGAGGCTTCAATTGGAGGCACTGCTAGCTGAGAAATCAAGATTAGcaaatgaaaatgcaaatcTGGTTAGGGAAAACCAATGCCTCAATCAACTTGTGGAGTACCACCAGCTAACCTCCCATGACCTCTCTGCGTCATATGAACAAGTTATACAAGGGTTGTGCTTAGACTTCTCGTCTCCACCACGACCTATAGCAGAAGAGGCAAATGAAGAAGATGGTGAAG